The following proteins are co-located in the Pyricularia oryzae 70-15 chromosome 1, whole genome shotgun sequence genome:
- a CDS encoding SMDR1 translates to MNFSVVQLIPSTPALPDWVEPSTSALSNSPFISTSIFVLISILLCIPVVLHLCKDIHAKEVAKHWHRVVRIYNALHPFFLPPDRAAARELFINLTGVGICIVIGRFIHLVSPLLLRNIVDNLARGQQQRRDLNAAAAAAQPQGGPVNMSAAVATAPTLTFPWPQMIAYIIIRHVLPRIVNHNEYRCSKVVRREVSNRISIAAYRQLLSFGADYHEVELAKKNKEKKDKKNAKEGQSSSNSSDADSSASEPPYYVVLYAAPWGASWVSSWLFSSAPSVVDLFVGLGAFWSVGGGVMAATMASLLVLFVATSVAQILGKDDDRKKELRDAQSDRTYRVFDRLNNWQTVELFGTRDHETEHFKDLKDAEHRLEDRNMGFDGRWGFGRGEAPPFVVEMAGLLILSIMSGWQIDQGTRSVGDFVMLTQYYRDLIAPLNQILWSFRTAGRELDRLMQVVNVLERQPAVRDGADAPEFEFKTGRVEFRDVVFSYPEAKRPALDGVSFSVEGGQTVAIVGETGGGKSTLLKLLCRTHDTTSGSVLIDGQDVRAVRRASLLDRIAVVPQLAGVLGATVLDNVRYGRPSATEEQVEEACKAAHLHHKITTAFSDGYGEKIGSRGSTQLSGGEAQRLAIARALVRDARIVVFDEAMSSLDSETEWKIQTHLREWCRGRTVVIVAHRLATVAQADLILAVKDGKIVESGTQAELLAKEGYYHNLWTKQKLVA, encoded by the coding sequence ATGAACTTCTCCGTGGTCCAGCTCATCCCCTCAACACCAGCACTCCCAGACTGGGTCGAACCGTCCACCTCGGCCCTATCCAACAGCCCCTTCATCTCCACCTCAATCTTCGTTCTCATATCCATTCTGTTATGCATACCCGTGGTCCTCCACCTCTGCAAGGATATCCACGCCAAGGAGGTAGCCAAGCACTGGCACAGGGTCGTCCGCATCTACAATGCCCTGCACCCCTTCTTCCTCCCGCCCGACCGCGCCGCGGCCAGGGAGCTGTTTATCAACCTCACCGGCGTCGGCATCTGCATCGTTATCGGTAGGTTCATTCACCTAGtctcgccgctgctgctgcgaaaCATTGTCGACAACCTCGCCAgaggccagcagcagcgccgcgATTTGaacgcagcagcggcggcagcacaACCGCAGGGCGGTCCCGTCAACATGTCCGCTGCTGTCGCCACCGCCCCGACCTTGACCTTCCCCTGGCCGCAAATGATCGCCTACATCATCATCCGCCACGTACTGCCCCGCATCGTCAACCACAACGAGTACCGCTGCAGCAAGGTGGTACGCCGCGAGGTgtccaaccgcatctccATCGCCGCCTACCGCCAGCTCTTGTCCTTTGGGGCCGACTACCACGAGGTTGAGCTGGCCAAAAagaacaaggaaaaaaaggacaagaaaaacgCAAAGGAAGGCcaaagcagcagcaacagcagcgacGCCGATAGCTCCGCCTCGGAGCCGCCCTACTACGTCGTTCTGTACGCGGCCCCCTGGGGCGCCAGCTGGGTCTCGTCGTGGCTCTTCTCGTCTGCCCCGAGCGTGGTCGACCTCTTCGTCGGGCTCGGCGCCTTTTGgtccgtcggcggcggcgtcatgGCCGCCACCATGGCCTCGCTGCTGGTGCTCTTCGTCGCTACGTCGGTGGCCCAGATCCTGGGCAAGGACGACGACCGCAAGAAGGAGCTGCGCGACGCCCAGAGCGACCGCACCTACCGCGTCTTCGACCGCCTAAACAACTGGCAGACGGTCGAGCTGttcgggacgcgcgaccacGAGACGGAGCACTTCAAGGACCTCAAGGACGCCGAGCACCGGCTCGAGGACAGGAATATGGGCTTCGACGGGCGCTGGGGTTTCGGCCGCGGCGAGGCCCCGCCCTTCGTCGTCGAGATGGCCGGCCTGCTCATCCTCAGCATCATGTCGGGCTGGCAGATCGACCAGGGCACGCGCAGCGTCGGCGACTTTGTCATGCTGACCCAGTACTACCGCGACCTCATCGCACCCCTCAACCAGATCCTCTGGAGCTTCCGCACCGCCGGCCGCGAGCTCGACCGCCTGATGCAGGTCGTCAACGTGCTGGAGCGCCAGCCGGCGGTCAGAGACGGGGCCGACGCGCCCGAGTTCGAGTTCAAAACCGGCCGGGTTGAGTTCCGCGACGTGGTCTTCTCCTACCCCGAGGCCAAGCGGCCCGCGCTGGACGGCGTGTCCTTTTCCGTCGAGGGCGGGCAGACGGTCGCCATCGTCGGCGAAACGGGCGGGGGCAAATCCACGCTCCTCAAGCTGCTGTGCCGGACGCACGACACCACCTCGGGCAGCGTGCTGATCGACGGGCAGGACGTGCGGGCGGTGCGGCGGGCGTCGCTGCTGGACCGCATAGCCGTGGTGCCGCAGCTGGCGGGCGTGCTGGGCGCCACGGTGCTCGACAATGTGCGGTACGGGCGGCCGTCGGCGACCGAGGAGCAGGTCGAGGAGGCGTGCAAGGCGGCGCACCTGCACCACAAGATCACGACGGCGTTTTCCGACGGCTACGGCGAAAAGATAGGCTCCAGGGGCTCGACGCAGCTGTCGGGCGGCGAGGCGCAGCGGCTGGCCATCGCGAGGGCGCTGGTGCGGGATGCCAGGATCGTTGTCTTTGACGAGGCTATGAGCAGTCTGGACAGCGAGACCGAGTGGAAGATCCAGACGCACCTGCGCGAGTGGTGTCGGGGCCGCACCGTCGTCATTGTTGCTCACCGCTTGGCCACAGTGGCACAGGCGGATCTGATCCTGGCCGTCAAGGATGGAAAGATTGTCGAGAGCGGAACGCAGGCCGAGCTGTTGGCCAAAGAGGGATATTACCATAACCTATGGACCAAGCAGAAGCTTGTTGCCTAG
- a CDS encoding GPI mannosyltransferase 1 translates to MSSPKPPGTSRSGPARTIDAFFNSPSAVYTAATLLRLGMLLYGLWQDAVSPVKYTDIDYLVFTDAARFVADGGSPYDRETYRYTPLLAWMLVPTTTWFEFGKVLFAAADLAAGHLLVSVLVRRGGMDGGTARRYAAVWLLNPMVAAISTRGSSEGLLGVLVAALLWAVLERRVVLAGVVLGLGVHFKIYPFIYAPAIVWWMDRERMQRPGAASPSFSSPASAAELITRFVTRERITLAGVSLATFMGLNYAMYALYGTEFIVHTYLHHVSRIDHRHNFSPYNTLLYLNSASPPSASSPFRIESVAFLPQLLLSTVLIPLVLAKRHLPTSMLAQTFAFVTFNKVCTSQYFLWYMVLLPLYLPHSSFLRSGRLGLAALLLWVAGQAAWLQQGYLLEFLGQSTFLPGLWVASLGFFLVNCWILGVIVSDVVNVPVQRASVKN, encoded by the exons ATGTCGTCCCCCAAACCCCCCGGGACCTCCCGATCCGGGCCGGCCCGGACCATCGACGCTTTCTTCAACTCCCCATCGGCAGTCTACACGGCAGCGACCCTCCTGCGGCTGGGCATGCTCCTCTACGGCCTGTGGCAGGACGCCGTCTCTCCGGTCAAGTACACAGACATCGACTACCTCGTCTTCACAGACGCGGCCCGCTTCGTCGCCGACGGTGGCTCCCCGTACGACCGCGAGACGTACCGCTATAcgccgctgctggcctgGATGCTCGTGCCCACCACGACCTGGTTCGAGTTTGGCAAGGTGCTGTTCGCCGCTGCCGACCTCGCCGCCGGGCACCTGCTTGTTTCCGTCCTGGTCCGCCGGGGAGGCATGGACGGCGGGACCGCGAGGCGTTATGCGGCCGTTTGGCTGCTGAATCCCATGGTCGCCGCCATCAGCACCCGCGGCAGCAGCGAGGGTTTGTTGGGAGTGCTGGTAGCCGCCCTGCTGTGGGCCGTGCTGGAGCGTCGGGTAGTCCTCGCGGGTGTCGTCCTCGGCCTGGGCGTCCACTTCAAGATCTACCCCTTCATCTACGCCCCGGCTATCGTGTGGTGGATGGATCGGGAGCGGATGCAGCGGCCTGGTGCCGCCTCcccctccttctcctcgccTGCCTCTGCCGCAGAACTCATCACGCGCTTCGTCACCAGGGAGAGGATCACCCTGGCCGGTGTGAGCCTGGCCACCTTTATGGGCCTAAACTATGCCATGTACGCGCTGTACGGCACCGAGTTCATCGTGCACACGTACCTCCACCATGTCAGCCGCATCGACCACCGCCACAACTTTAGCCCCTACAACACACTGCTGTATCTCAACTCTGCGTCTCCTCCGTCCGCGTCGTCCCCCTTTAGGATCGAGTCCGTCGCGTTCCTGCCGCAGCTCCTGCTGTCGACCGTCCTCATCCCCCTGGTCCTCGCCAAGCGCCATTTGCCCACCAGCATGTTGGCGCAGACGTTTGCCTTTGTTACCTTTAACAAGGTCTGCACCAGCCAG TACTTCCTGTGGTACATGGTCCTGCTCCCGCTGTACCTCCCGCACTCGTCCTTCCTGCGCAGCGGCCGCCTCGGTCTGGCCGCGCTGCTGCTCTGGGTAGCCGGCCAGGCCGCCTGGCTGCAGCAGGGCTACCTGCTCGAGTTTTTGGGCCAGAGTACCTTTTTGCCGGGGCTCTGGGTGGCGTCACTAGGTTTCTTCCTCGTCAACTGTTGGATACTGGGCGTCATAGTGTCCGACGTAGTTAATGTTCCTGTACAACGTGCTTCGGTCAAGAACTAG
- a CDS encoding protease, with product MAPISSILAPFAALAGLVAALPSNFPGSEKFAGVPVSNINALNVIPQSYIVVYNSTFDSKIIDDSQAMAMAKVAERNLGKRSEDGRDMSTTATTCQIGTWRGLMLDADDQTIMEIMADPAVRYVEADAAMNILIDEEASEMPPPAEITEMQAIARRAEQTETGAPNGLARLSQSEPNPGTSGTYRFEDSAGEGITVYIVDTGIRATHTEFEDRATFGANFIDQVDTDQNGHGSHCAGTIGGKTFGVAKKATLVGVKVLGASGGGSNRGVIQGMQFVANDVTQKNLARKAVMNMSLGGSKSTAVNEAINSMIKAGVVAVVAAGNENDDASKSSPASAPGAITVGAIDQKNDRKASFSNFGTDVDIFAPGVNVLSVDAKSDTGSKTLSGTSMASPHVAGLAAYLMALDPTLTAGGGIETVAGKVDARIKELAKAMGAQVGQAPAGTTTLIANNGKTGNGAGNGTAAAAPADNADAAPATGATRRLRKAQRLTFQRMQQFQRQQIQRQQSQRQQ from the exons ATGGCTCCTATCTCCTCGATACTCGCCCCCTTCGCCGCCCTCGCTGGGTTGGTCGCCGCTCTCCCCAGCAACTTCCCCGGCTCTGAGAAGTTTGCTGGCGTCCCTGTTTCCAACATCAACGCCTTGAACGTCATCCCCCAGAGCTACATCGTTGTCTACAACAGCACCTTCGACTCCAAGATCATCGATGACAGCcaagccatggccatggccaaggtTGCCGAGCGCAATCTGGGCAAGAGGTCAGAAGACGGCCGTGACAtgtcaacaacagcaacgacCTGCCAAATCGGAACCTGGAGGGGTTTGATGCTTGACGCTGATGACCAGACGATTATGGAGATCATGGCGGACCCGGCAGTCCGCTATGTGGAGGCAGATGCAGCTATGAACATCTTGATCGACGAGGAGGCTTCCGAGATGCCTCCCCCAGCCGAAATCACAGAGATGCAAGCCATTGCCAGGCGCGCGGAGCAGACCGAGACCGGAGCTCCTAATGGTCTTGCCCGCCTCAGTCAGTCTGAGCCTAACCCTGGCACCTCTGGCACATACAGGTTTGAGGATTCCGCTGGTGAGGGCATCACCGTCTACATTGTCGACACCGGTATCCGCGCCACCCACACCGAGTTCGAGGACCGCGCTACTTTTGGTGCCAACTTTATCGACCAGGTG GACACCGATCAGAACGGCCACGGATCGCACTGTGCCGGAACCATTGGCGGTAAGACCTTCGGTGTTGCAAAGAAGGCTACCCTGGTTGGCGTCAAGGTTTTGGGCGCCAGCGGCGGTGGTTCCAACCGTGGAGTCATTCAGGGCATGCAGTTCGTTGCCAACGACGTTACCCAGAAGAACCTTGCTCGCAAGGCTGTCATGAACATGTCTCTTGGTGGCAGCAAGTCTACCGCTGTCAACGAGGCCATCAACTCCATGATCAAGgctggcgtcgtggccgttgttgCTGCCGGCAACGAGAACGACGATGCAAGCAAATCCAGCCCGGCGTCCGCTCCTGGTGCCATCACCGTCGGTGCCATTGACCAGAAGAATGACCGCAAGGCATCATTCTCCAACTTCGGCACTGATGTCGACATCTTCGCACCTGGTGTTAACGTTCTCTCCGTCGACGCCAAGAGCGACACGGGCTCCAAGACCCTTTCGGGTACTTCGATGGCCTCACCTCACGTTGCTGGACTCGCTGCATACCTGATGGCTCTTGACCCCACTCTCACTGCTGGCGGCGGTATTGAGACTGTTGCTGGCAAGGTCGACGCTAGGATCAAGGAGCTCGCCAAGGCTATGGGCGCCCAGGTCGGGCAGGCTCCCGCCGGCACCACTACTCTCATCGCCAACAACGGCAAGACCGGCAACGGTGCTGGCAACggcactgccgccgccgcccctgcCGACAACGCAGACGCCGCCCCTGCCACTGGCGCTACCCGTCGTCTGCGCAAGGCCCAGAGGCTTACATTCCAACGCATGCAGCAATTCCAGAGGCAGCAAATCCAGAGGCAGCAAAGCCAGAGGCAACAATAG
- a CDS encoding peptidase S9 prolyl oligopeptidase active site-containing protein: protein MSAMATKKVAPYGKWESAISIEDATAGAKILSSPRACPLSGRTFFLESLPDGPNTIMEATQASDGSVQVKSVLPEPHTCSTDVYEYGGLPYALVCKKDSPLSIIFSDAKNKALKLLTVDSGEVETIVQSSVLRFADFDPHPQQPSPWILCVEEDHTDPAPDRVRNYVSAIDLDAKTVTRIADTADFYSYPRFSPDGAWVAWREWNHPGLPFKDVKLSWARWTGDQGRLLGEVEVVAGEDGQLVGEVHWAPDGTLFFSHEQTGMEFRQLFTVRPGEGRASVKHFKLEGLEGVEFGDVSWFPGFQTFTFLSTTNMLAVYTKFATSHLIHVDITSQQWTPLDVSLHDMRIDPLCTITESSFLVLGSGHTTPPAVYSVTLTPDAEIKTKTLLHRSTTSTFPEEIFSTPQHIQLESKTSQPARPIHGFLWPPTNPHFTGPDDTPPPLIVGTHGGPTGHCTPGLDMHKQFWTSRGYAVFYINYTGSTAHGRRSRERLFGNWGILDRDDVPEAVEHLASRGLVDRARVGIEGGSAGGYHVLQSLVWHPEVFAGGICYCGVSDVSALAEETHKLESRYMELLVLEPGMTEEEKRTRFRDRSPLYHAERITAPLLLVHGDKDTIVPISQSVEIRDRVRDKGGDVKLVVLPGDGHEFKKVDNLKLWMEEEVKWWEKTLVR from the exons ATGTCCGCCATGGCAACCAAAAAAGTTGCCCCTTATGGCAAGTGGGAGAGTGCCATCAGTATTGAAGATGCCACTGCGGGAGCCAAGATCTTGTCGTCACCCAGGGCTTGT CCTCTTTCAGGAAGAACCTTCTTCCTAGAAAGCCTGCCCGATGGACCCAACACCATCATGGAGGCAACCCAGGCCAGCGACGGTTCGGTGCAGGTCAAGTCCGTCCTGCCAGAGCCGCACACATGCAGCACCGACGTCTACGAGTACGGCGGTCTGCCCTACGCCCTCGTGTGCAAAAAGGACAGCCCCCTGAGCATTATATTCTCCGACGCAAAGAACAAGGCCCTCAAGCTGTTGACCGTCGACTCGGGCGAGGTCGAGACAATTGTGCAGTCCTCAGTGCTGCGCTTCGCCGACTTTGACCCGCACCCGCAACAGCCCTCGCCGTGGATCCTCTGCGTCGAGGAGGACCACACAGACCCGGCCCCGGACCGCGTGCGCAACTACGTGTCGGCCATCGACCTAGACGCCAAGACGGTGACGCGCATCGCGGACACTGCGGATTTCTACTCGTACCCGCGCTTCAGCCCCGACGGTGCCTGGGTCGCCTGGCGGGAGTGGAACCACCCGGGCCTGCCGTTCAAGGACGTCAAGCTGTCCTGGGCGCGCTGGACGGGGGATCAGGGGAGGCTGCTGGGTGAGGTGGAGGTTGTTGCGGGTGAGGATGGACAGCTCGTGGGGGAGGTGCACTGGGCGCCTGATGGGACGCTGTTTTTCTCACATGAGCAGACGGGGATGGAGTTTCGTCAACTTTTTACTGTCAGGCCTGGAGAGGGCAGGGCAAGTGTGAAGCACTTTAAGCTGGAGGGTCTGGAAGGGGTCGAGTTTGGGGACGTCAGCTGGTTTCCTGGCTT CCAAACATTCACCTTTCTCTCAACAACCAATATGCTGGCGGTCTACACCAAGTTTGCAACCAGTCACCTAATCCATGTCGACATCACTTCTCAACAATGGACACCCCTTGACGTTTCACTTCACGACATGCGAATTGACCCCCTTTGCACCATAACCGAATCGTCCTTCCTGGTCCTGGGAAGCGGCCACACCACGCCTCCTGCCGTATACAGCGTAACCTTGACACCCGACGCCGAGATCAAGACCAAGACCCTCCTGCACCGGTCAACCACCAGCACCTTCCCCGAGGAAATATTCTCTACGCCGCAGCACATCCAACTCGAGTCCAAGACCTCTCAGCCAGCCCGCCCCATCCACGGCTTCCTCTGGCCGCCGACCAACCCGCACTTCACCGGCCCGGACGACACACCTCCGCCCCTCATCGTCGGCACCCACGGCGGACCAACGGGCCACTGCACGCCGGGGCTGGACATGCACAAGCAGTTCTGGACGTCGCGCGGCTACGCCGTCTTTTACATCAACTACACGGGGTCGACGGCGCACGGCCGCCGCTCCCGCGAACGCCTGTTTGGGAACTGGGGCATCCTGGACCGCGACGACGTGCCCGAGGCCGTGGAGCACCTGGCGTCGCGCGGGCTGGTTGACCGCGCCCGCGTGGGCATCGAGGGCGGCAGCGCCGGCGGGTACCACGTACTGCAGTCGCTGGTCTGGCACCCCGAGGTGTTTGCCGGCGGCATCTGCTACTGTGGCGTCTCTGACGTGTCGGCGCTGGCCGAGGAGACGCACAAGCTCGAGTCGAGATACATGGAACTGCTCGTGCTGGAGCCGGGCATGACGGAAGAGGAGAAGAGGACGAGGTTCAGGGACCGCAGTCCGCTGTATCATGCCGAGCGCATCacggcgccgctgctgctggttcaCGGCGATAAAGATACCATCGTGCCCATCAGCCAGTCGGTCGAAATTAGAGATCGGGTCAGGGATAAAGGGGGTGACGTCAAGCTGGTGGTTCTGCCGGGGGATGGGCACGAATTTAAAAAGGTGGACAATTTGAAGCTTTGGATGGAGGAGGAGGTCAAGTGGTGGGAGAAGACTCTGGTGAGGTGA
- a CDS encoding gamma-butyrobetaine dioxygenase, whose translation MRYLLLVHCSTFTPLYGRYESISSRLMQVQLIYSRQRPAGHVDPPTQEGFETERPELMDMLLKRLGEAEFTCQVRIWLVVSIDDSRKSGDRTSRPLPRASAHLQYPPASHAEKYTAMKPFDRRTNGPTGQKSWCTRSTLDTCIGWYYVDNSSIFPNTAAIHSWPVSMFSRSLSCRLLLRAQTRLPYARSRVAVVPPAPASRFITQRSATGNYGCNRSYSQPAAQTQAAAAGAAAASGTPEHHHAAPGPLAAAWDSGSRTLAVRFNDGLETPLSKLWLRDSCRCSACVDSSSGQKNFETCDVPSSLRVRKVGVAADGESVQVVWGDDFLTGGQQSHASVYPASFIQSALDRPKPKDDVVRHTTWDKASFEKQVRFIPYSEWIKGEGEVFWRGFLDLARLGLVFIKDVPESETAVEEMACAVGHAQTTFYGKTWDVVSKPQAENVAYTNVFLCLHQDLLYMQDPPRLQLLHCLANSCEGGESLFSDGIRAAEQVRSKNPKQFELLKNKPVYYHYDKNGHWYEYNRPVVTLSKDGSGAIDSIGWSPPFQDNFPAPQGLSASINSQDALEEWRAAARSFRDSSTAPESMFEYKMKPGECAIFDNMRILHGRRQFQLTSGKRWLKGTYVGEQVLRSKLAQTPPHLRPE comes from the exons ATGCGGTACTTACTTCTTGTACACTGCTCCACATTCACTCCATTGTACG GCCGTTACGAGTCAATTTCTTCTCGCCTTATGCAGGTACAGCTCATTTATTCCAGGCAACGGCCGGCCGGGCACGTGGATCCCCCAACTCAAGAGGGTTTCGAAACGGAGCGACCAGAGCTCATGGATATGTTGTTGAAGAGACTCGGAGAAGCTGAATTTAC ATGCCAA GTAAGAATTTGGCTCGTGGTTTCTATTGATGACAGCAGAAAATCAGGAGATCGAACAAGTCGACCATTGCCGCGCGCCTCGGCTCATCTCCAATACCCGCCTGCCTCACATGCCGAAAAGTACACCGCCATGAAACCGTTCGACCGACGAACTAACGGACCCACGGGACAAAAG AGTTGGTGCACTCGATCGACTCTGGATACCTGCATTGGCTGGTATTACGTGGATAACTCG TCAATTTTCCCCAACACAGCAGCAATTCATAGTTGGCCAGTCAGCATGTTCAGCAGAAGCCTTAGCTGCCGCCTGTTGCTGCGGGCTCAAACTCGGTTGCCCTACGCAAGGAGCCGTGTGGCTGTCGTCCCGCCCGCCCCCGCATCCCGTTTTATTACGCAGCGTAGCGCCACTGGTAATTACGGCTGCAACAGGTCCTATTCGCAGCCTGCAGCTCAGAcccaggcggcggcggcgggagcagcagcagcatcagggACCCCTGAGCACCACCATGCCGCCCCCGGGCCTCTCGCTGCGGCGTGGGACAGCGGCTCGCGCACGCTGGCCGTTCGCTTCAACGACGGGTTGGAAACGCCCCTGTCGAAGCTGTGGCTGCGCGACTCGTGCCGCTGCAGCGCCTGCGTCGATTCGTCGTCTGGCCAAAAGAACTTTGAGACGTGCGACGTGCCGTCGTCGCTCAGAGTCCGCAAGGTCGGCGTCGCGGCGGATGGGGAGAGCGTTCAGGTGGTCTGGGGAGACGACTTCTTGACGGGAGGGCAGCAGAGCCATGCGTCGGTGTACCCGGCGTCTTTTATCCAGTCCGCCCTCGATAGGCCAAAGCCAAAGGATGACGTGGTGCGGCATACCACGTGGGACAAGGCATCTTTTGAGAAACAGGTGCGCTTCATCCCCTACTCCGAATGGATCAAGGGAGAAGGCGAGGTGTTTTGGCGTGGCTTCCTCGACCTGGCAAGGCTAGGTCTTGTGTTTATCAAGGACGTCCCCGAGTCCGAAACCGCGGTCGAGGAGATGGCTTGCGCCGTTGGCCATGCTCAAACTACATTTTATGGTAAGACGTGGGATGTGGTATCCAAGCCGCAAGCCGAGAACGTCGCCTACACGAATGTGTTTTTGTGCCTGCACCAGGACCTATTGTACATGCAAGACCCTCCGAGGCTGCAGTTGCTGCATTGTCTGGCAAACAGCTGCGAAGGCGGAGAGTCGCTATTCAGTGATGGCATCAGAGCGGCGGAGCAGGTCCGCAgtaaaaaccccaaacaGTTTGAGCTGCTGAAGAACAAGCCTGTGTACTACCACTACGACAAGAACGGCCACTGGTACGAGTACAACCGACCGGTGGTGACGCTCAGCAAGGACGGCAGCGGAGCCATTGACTCGATCGGCTGGTCGCCTCCCTTCCAGGACAACTTCCCAGCGCCCCAGGGCCTGTCGGCTTCCATCAACAGCCAGGACGCGCTCGAGGAGTGGCGGGCGGCGGCCCGGAGCTTCCGGGACTCGTCGACGGCGCCAGAGAGCATGTTTGAGTACAAGATGAAACCGGGCGAGTGCGCCATCTTTGACAACATGAGGATCCTGCACGGGAGGCGGCAGTTCCAGCTGACGTCGGGCAAGCGATGGCTCAAGGGCACATACGTAGGTGAGCAGGTGCTGCGGAGCAAACTGGCACAGACGCCGCCGCACTTGCGGCCTGAGTGA
- a CDS encoding H/ACA ribonucleoprotein complex subunit 3 has product MHLMCNVDASGKRAYTLKKVLEGKVTKSAHPARFSPDDKWSRHRITLKKRFGLLQTEKKDLKALQSS; this is encoded by the exons ATGCATCTCATGTGCAACGTCGACGCCTCGGGCAAGCGTGCCTACACCCTCAAGAAGGTGCTCGAGGGCAAGGTCACCAAGTCTGCGCACCCGGCGCGCTTCTCGCCCGACGACAAGTGGTCGCGCCACCGCATAACCCTCAAGAAGAGGTTTGGGCTGCTGCAGACGGAGAAGA AGGACCTCAAGGCGCTCCAGTCATCATGA
- a CDS encoding 20S-pre-rRNA D-site endonuclease NOB1 produces the protein MTSAVAIAEVQADAPVESPPNAEAPPSTLDTVAPTPTTTPPTKPIHTLVLDTGPLIKGDPAVSTLIARAEELYTIPAVLEEIRDEATRTRINNTLLPFLKLRSPKPESIKFVSDFARRTGDLEVLSRPDIALIALTYELEIERNNGDWRLRNTPNQQRVNGSPPKREDAQASQDVAKELSTETTEQTPNVATDVPAATEQASTTEDVPAVTSTEEPSQEPAAPVEELKTLDLNGSKTEPDSVTEVVDEEDSASDDGDGEWITPSNIKKHKAKDNPTRAPEQPIQRVLQAALLTSDFAMQNVSLRINLNVVSPTLARITHLKSWVLRCHGCFAVTRQMEKQFCPKCGQPTLTRTSCSTDTNGNFKVHLKRNFQWNNRGNVFSIPKPVHGTASGKKTVSGGGKNGWGKDLLLAEDQKEYQRKVDDERRARVRDLMDEDYLPGILTGERAGGNGRIKVGAGRNVNGKKRR, from the coding sequence ATGACCTCCGCAGTAGCAATCGCCGAGGTTCAGGCCGACGCACCTGTAGAGAGCCCACCCAATGCGGAGGCCCCTCCATCCACCCTCGACACAGTTGCTCCTACACCCACGACAACGCCGCCAACAAAACCTATCCACACCCTTGTGCTTGACACAGGGCCACTTATCAAAGGCGATCCGGCCGTCAGCACCTTGATCGCCCGAGCAGAAGAATTATACACCATCCCGGCCGTCCTCGAGGAGATACGAGACGAAGCGACCCGGACTCGCATAAACAACACCCTCTTGCCATTTTTGAAGCTGAGGAGTCCGAAGCCTGAGAGCATCAAGTTTGTATCAGACTTTGCGCGCCGCACAGGAGATCTCGAGGTACTCAGCAGGCCGGATATTGCGTTGATAGCCTTGACGTACGAGCTGGAGATTGAGAGGAACAATGGCGACTGGAGGTTGAGGAATACCCCTAACCAACAAAGGGTCAACGGAAGTCCACCAAAGAGGGAAGATGCCCAGGCTAGCCAGGACGTCGCGAAGGAGCTGTCAACAGAGACAACAGAGCAGACTCCAAATGTCGCAACTGATGTCCCTGCGGCAACAGAACAAGCCAGTACTACTGAGGATGTGCCTGCCGTTACCAGCACAGAGGAGCCTTCGCAGGAGCCTGCTGCGCCCGTTGAAGAGCTCAAGACCTTGGACTTGAATGGTTCAAAAACTGAGCCAGATAGCGTTACTGAAGTggtcgacgaggaggactcggccagcgacgacggcgacggcgaatGGATCACTCCGTCCAACATTAAGAAGCACAAGGCAAAGGACAACCCCACGCGCGCGCCAGAGCAACCAATCCAGCGCGTCCTGCAGGCCGCCCTTCTCACTTCTGATTTTGCCATGCAAAACGTATCCCTGCGTATCAACCTCAATGTGGTCTCGCCTACCCTTGCGCGCATCACGCACCTCAAATCCTGGGTGTTGCGCTGTCACGGCTGTTTCGCCGTGACGCGCCAGATGGAGAAGCAATTCTGCCCCAAGTGCGGCCAGCCGACGCTGACGCGGACAAGCTGCTCAACTGACACCAACGGCAACTTCAAGGTGCATCTGAAGCGCAACTTTCAGTGGAACAACAGGGGAAACGTGTTCAGCATCCCGAAGCCGGTCCATGGTACCGCGAGCGGAAAGAAGACTGTGAGTGGCGGTGGTAAGAACGGATGGGGCAAGGACTTGCTGCTTGCGGAAGACCAAAAGGAGTACCAGCGCAAGGTTGACGACGAGCGCCGCGCGAGGGTGAGAGATCTCATGGATGAGGACTACCTTCCCGGCATCCTGACCGGTGAGAGGGCAGGCGGAAACGGCCGTATCAAGGTCGGCGCGGGGCGCAATGTCAATGGAAAGAAACGGAGGTAA